AAAGCGCGTGCGGAAACGTCCCGTGGCCAGCCGAGCATTTCGAGACGCTGTCCTCCGCCTGTAACCCAGGGGGGCGGACATTTTGGCTGAACAGTTAAGGGCGGACAGAATCGCTGACCATTGACACGGGACAAGGCGGTCCTTTACCGGACGGCCGGGGCCGTGTTATCTCGAACGCTACGCCCATCGTGAAGAGCGGCGCGCACGACCTTCCCCTGTGAGGAATTGCCGATGCTCGAGTTTCAGCGCCTTGACCAGGACGGCCTGGTGATCCTCGCGCTCAGCGGACGGCTCGACGCGCTCAGCGCGCCGGATTTCCGTCCCACCATCGACGAGCTGGTGCAGAGCCGCACGATGCGCGTGGTCTTCGATCTCACGGGGCTGCAGCAGATCGACAGCTCGGGGGTGGGGGCCATCGTCTCGCTCTTCAAGCGGCTGCGCATGCTCGGCGGCGAGGTGAAGATCGCCTGCCTCAACGGCCAGCCGCGCGAGATCTTCCGCTTGCTCCGCCTCGACCGGGCCTTCGACCTCTTCGACACGGTGGACGCCGCGAAGGCGCGCTTCGGCAAGCGGGGCGCCTGATGGGCGAGGCGCGGCGCCGCCTCGTGCGCTACCGCGTGCACGGGACGGTGGGACGGGCCGAGCTCTCCTCGGACGGGAGCCTGCGCGTCCTCGAGGGCCCACCTGCGACGAGCCTCGATGAGGTCGCGCTCCTGCCCCCCGTGCTTCCGACCAAGATCGTGGGCATCGGCCTCAACTACCGGGCCCACGCGCAGGAGATGGGCAAGCCGCTGCCGGCCGAGCCGCTGATGTTCCTCAAGCCGCCGAGCGCGCTCGTCGCCTCGGGAGAGCCGATCGTGCGCCCCGCGGGAGACTACGCGCGGGTGGACTACGAAGGCGAGCTCGCGGTGGTGATCGGCCGCCCGGCGCGGCGGGTACGGCGCGAGCAGGCGCTCGAGTTCGTGGCCGGCTACACCTGTCTCAACGACGTGACCGTGCGCGACCTGCAGGTCCGCGACGTGCAGTACACGCGGGCCAAGGGCTTCGACAGCTTCTGCCCCCTCGGACCCTGTCTGGCCGAGGGGCTCGATCCGAGCGACCTGGCCCTCGTGACGCGCGTGGATGGCGTCGTCAGGC
This Deltaproteobacteria bacterium DNA region includes the following protein-coding sequences:
- a CDS encoding STAS domain-containing protein: MLEFQRLDQDGLVILALSGRLDALSAPDFRPTIDELVQSRTMRVVFDLTGLQQIDSSGVGAIVSLFKRLRMLGGEVKIACLNGQPREIFRLLRLDRAFDLFDTVDAAKARFGKRGA
- a CDS encoding fumarylacetoacetate hydrolase family protein, encoding MGEARRRLVRYRVHGTVGRAELSSDGSLRVLEGPPATSLDEVALLPPVLPTKIVGIGLNYRAHAQEMGKPLPAEPLMFLKPPSALVASGEPIVRPAGDYARVDYEGELAVVIGRPARRVRREQALEFVAGYTCLNDVTVRDLQVRDVQYTRAKGFDSFCPLGPCLAEGLDPSDLALVTRVDGVVRQASRTSDLIFDVPTLIEAVSRVMTLLPGDVISTGTPPGVGNLEPGQTVEIEIEGIGILKNRVIAEESP